One Methanomassiliicoccales archaeon genomic window carries:
- a CDS encoding uracil-DNA glycosylase, which produces MQTSCWRSDLDLDLECRRCPLSEWRTKVVAPDGDVRSPVCFVGEAPGKNEDAEGRPFVGRAGKMLDRLLEDEGLPRNLIMITNTVKCRPPNNRVPTREEREACSPYLQQELRGRKLIVGLGRTACGNLMGKDVRLMDEANVVTKVMIGGEQVEFLPTYHPAACLFNLRAREGLREAIRLVRDHYI; this is translated from the coding sequence CTGCAGACCAGTTGCTGGAGGAGTGACTTGGATCTCGACCTTGAGTGCAGAAGGTGTCCACTTTCTGAGTGGAGGACCAAGGTCGTTGCTCCCGATGGGGATGTCAGATCACCGGTCTGCTTCGTGGGTGAGGCTCCCGGAAAGAACGAGGATGCGGAGGGAAGACCCTTTGTCGGACGGGCAGGTAAGATGCTCGATCGACTTCTGGAAGATGAGGGACTGCCACGAAATCTCATAATGATCACCAATACCGTGAAATGCAGGCCGCCCAACAACAGAGTGCCCACCAGGGAGGAGAGGGAGGCATGCTCCCCCTATTTGCAGCAAGAGCTCAGGGGAAGGAAGCTTATCGTGGGTCTCGGTAGAACCGCGTGCGGCAACCTCATGGGAAAAGATGTCAGACTCATGGATGAAGCCAATGTGGTCACAAAGGTGATGATCGGAGGGGAACAGGTAGAATTCCTGCCCACATATCATCCAGCCGCCTGCTTATTCAACCTACGGGCAAGGGAAGGTCTTAGGGAAGCGATACGATTGGTCAGGGATCACTATATCTGA